In a genomic window of Gemmatimonas sp.:
- a CDS encoding sialidase family protein, producing MKVVVRSSFSLPLVALLVIGEFAACDAPTLNEPVASPTVSALATPSSALALASPAALGPAGPQALAFQTYDGSGEVVHPDVVRFPETWNGYQLWSTLTPYARSSTLLENPSVFASHDGESWDVPLSVTNPLARTTRGYLSDPDLVFEPRTGALWMYYREVEHARGANGKTTHVADNVWLMTSDDGRRWSVPTKVAADSGRYVVSPSVVRTADGDWRMYQVDAGTSGCSAKASRVTVRRSADGITWSSRKASGLGQPGYVPWHLDVQYIESRGEYWALTAAYKSGRGCMTSSLFLATSRDGFTWTTYPSSVLAPGEFAPFSAAVYRSTFAVTSPDSVTIWYSGARVATPKRGKTPAIFAWSAAISPMRVDSLFARVRSSTRAKNGSVALAGAEGSFSKSAP from the coding sequence TTGAAAGTCGTTGTCCGTTCGTCCTTCTCGTTGCCGCTCGTCGCCCTCCTCGTGATCGGCGAATTCGCGGCGTGTGACGCGCCCACGCTCAACGAGCCCGTTGCCTCCCCCACCGTGAGTGCACTGGCCACGCCGTCGAGCGCGTTGGCGCTTGCCTCTCCGGCCGCGCTGGGCCCTGCGGGGCCGCAGGCGCTCGCCTTTCAGACCTACGACGGATCGGGCGAGGTGGTACACCCCGACGTCGTGCGCTTCCCGGAGACCTGGAACGGCTATCAGCTGTGGAGCACGCTCACGCCGTACGCGCGCAGCTCGACGTTACTGGAGAATCCGTCGGTATTCGCGAGCCATGACGGCGAGTCGTGGGATGTGCCGCTCAGCGTGACGAATCCCCTCGCGCGCACCACGCGTGGCTACTTGTCCGACCCGGACCTGGTGTTCGAGCCGCGCACGGGTGCCCTGTGGATGTACTATCGCGAAGTGGAGCATGCACGCGGCGCCAACGGCAAGACGACGCACGTGGCCGACAACGTCTGGTTGATGACGAGCGACGACGGCAGGCGTTGGTCGGTGCCGACGAAAGTCGCGGCGGATTCCGGTCGGTACGTGGTGTCGCCGAGCGTGGTACGCACGGCCGATGGCGACTGGCGCATGTATCAGGTGGACGCGGGAACGTCGGGCTGCTCGGCCAAGGCGTCGCGCGTCACGGTGCGCCGATCCGCCGACGGCATCACGTGGTCATCGCGAAAGGCGAGTGGCTTGGGACAGCCCGGCTACGTGCCGTGGCATCTCGATGTGCAGTACATCGAATCACGTGGCGAGTATTGGGCGCTCACGGCCGCGTACAAGAGCGGCCGTGGATGCATGACGAGCAGCCTGTTCCTGGCCACGAGCCGCGATGGGTTCACGTGGACCACGTATCCGTCATCCGTGCTCGCCCCCGGTGAGTTCGCGCCGTTCTCGGCGGCCGTGTACCGCTCGACGTTTGCGGTCACGTCGCCTGATAGTGTGACGATCTGGTACAGTGGGGCGCGGGTGGCCACGCCGAAGCGTGGGAAGACGCCGGCGATCTTCGCGTGGAGCGCGGCGATTTCGCCGATGCGCGTGGACTCGCTGTTCGCCCGCGTGCGGTCGAGTACCCGCGCGAAAAACGGCTCGGTCGCGCTCGCTGGAGCGGAAGGCTCGTTCTCGAAGAGCGCACCGTAG
- a CDS encoding ABA4-like family protein, which translates to MSDAQLFQYANTTALLSWIVLAVQPKRTAATLRFVVPLAMAVLYIWALSTAPANPDGGFGSLAQVKALFTQDRVILAGWVHYLAFDFFIGCWMVMDAAERGIKHLLVIPCMLLTFMFGPVGLMLYVGLRTAISGRAVKTA; encoded by the coding sequence ATGTCCGATGCGCAACTGTTTCAGTATGCCAATACCACCGCGCTCCTGAGTTGGATCGTGCTGGCCGTACAGCCCAAACGCACCGCAGCGACGCTGCGCTTCGTCGTGCCGCTCGCGATGGCGGTGCTGTACATCTGGGCCTTGTCCACCGCGCCGGCCAATCCCGATGGCGGGTTCGGATCACTGGCGCAGGTCAAGGCGCTCTTCACGCAAGACCGCGTGATCCTTGCCGGGTGGGTGCACTATCTGGCCTTCGATTTCTTCATCGGGTGCTGGATGGTGATGGACGCGGCCGAGCGCGGCATCAAGCATCTGCTGGTGATCCCGTGCATGCTGCTGACGTTCATGTTCGGGCCGGTGGGGCTGATGCTGTACGTCGGCTTGCGAACGGCCATCAGTGGGCGCGCTGTGAAGACCGCGTAG
- a CDS encoding HigA family addiction module antitoxin, giving the protein MPRKLKPVTPGELLWEEFLLPLGITKYRVAKEIGVPAQRIGEIVAGRRAITADTDLRLCRFFRLSNGYWLRAQAAHDTAVAAKAIAAELKRIKPWAGSAA; this is encoded by the coding sequence ATGCCGCGTAAACTCAAGCCGGTCACGCCGGGCGAGCTCCTGTGGGAGGAGTTCCTGCTCCCGCTCGGAATCACGAAGTATCGTGTCGCCAAGGAGATTGGCGTGCCGGCGCAGCGTATCGGCGAGATCGTGGCCGGGCGGCGTGCTATCACGGCCGATACGGATCTTCGTCTCTGTCGCTTCTTCAGACTCTCGAACGGCTATTGGCTGCGGGCACAGGCAGCGCATGACACCGCGGTCGCCGCCAAGGCGATTGCCGCCGAACTCAAACGGATCAAGCCGTGGGCGGGAAGCGCGGCGTAG
- a CDS encoding DUF2283 domain-containing protein: MKLNYFPETDSLYIDLIDRASVESREVSAGVVLDYDAEGRIVGIDIDHASQTVDLLRLELQAPHMAVERTVA; this comes from the coding sequence ATGAAGCTCAATTATTTCCCTGAAACGGACTCGCTCTACATCGACCTCATTGACCGGGCGAGCGTAGAAAGTCGCGAGGTATCCGCTGGGGTGGTGCTCGACTACGACGCGGAAGGGCGCATCGTCGGCATCGACATCGACCACGCCAGTCAGACCGTCGATCTGCTTCGACTTGAGCTGCAAGCTCCACACATGGCCGTCGAGCGCACGGTCGCGTAG
- a CDS encoding helix-turn-helix domain-containing protein, giving the protein MPLRKQPAPRNDGTSAIDELFGETPGWSGAMGAAEVAVGVAQAIYDLRERHGLTQKALAARIGTTQSVIARLEDADYEGHSLRMIARIAAAVGERVTIAFSGETERTVA; this is encoded by the coding sequence ATGCCTTTGCGAAAACAGCCAGCACCGCGGAACGACGGCACGTCCGCGATCGATGAGCTTTTTGGCGAAACGCCCGGTTGGTCCGGCGCGATGGGCGCCGCAGAGGTAGCCGTCGGCGTCGCACAAGCCATCTACGACCTCCGCGAACGACACGGGCTCACCCAGAAAGCATTGGCGGCGCGCATTGGTACGACCCAGTCCGTCATCGCCCGCCTCGAGGACGCTGACTACGAGGGTCACTCCCTGCGCATGATTGCGCGAATCGCCGCGGCTGTCGGCGAACGCGTCACCATCGCATTCAGCGGAGAGACCGAGCGCACGGTCGCCTAG
- a CDS encoding M20/M25/M40 family metallo-hydrolase — translation MSSTIRRSAALAAVATAVGLAASTPAQAQRPTTFPTDDPAIKRIWQIGMDSSRVEALGQALLDSIGPRLTGSPGMLAASDWAIAQYKSWGIDAKRENYGTWRGWRRGVSHIDLVAPRTRSLEGTMLAWSPGTKGKPVKAEAIVLPKFKDSTEFVAWLPKARGKIVLLSPAYPTCRPSEDWVRFATPESKARMDTLVAQTQQDWAVMTGANGRPDSTKLYRGTGYGMGLGTGTLGMRLEKAGVVGMITSRNKLSGFANPFAAQNAGGGRGPGGPGGPGGQRPAGASDRGGGPASSLAAAAAGRGGFGGGGAGGAGGWGVIEVFETYNTTAPAVGLTCEDYSLVYRLAENNQKPMVTLDLDAALLGEQPAFNTIAMIKGSEKPDEYVMLSAHFDSWDGSSGATDNGTGTLMAMEAMRILKKAYPNPKRTIMVGHWASEEQGLNGSTAFTEDHPEVMKGLQGLFNQDNGTGRVQSLSSSGLTDIGRHLKQWYTQLPGFFTDSMSANVVSWSFNDVPTGNPGGTDGAVFACFGTPSFGMGAVGWNYGTYTWHTNRDTYDKIVFDDVKHNATLAALMVYLASEDPEFIKRDRSPGTWPANWPANCGKVPRKTRPRY, via the coding sequence ATGTCCTCCACCATCCGGCGCTCGGCGGCCCTCGCCGCCGTCGCCACCGCCGTCGGCCTAGCCGCAAGCACACCAGCGCAGGCCCAGCGCCCCACCACCTTCCCCACCGACGACCCCGCGATCAAGCGCATCTGGCAGATCGGCATGGACTCCTCCCGCGTGGAAGCCCTCGGTCAGGCGCTGTTGGATTCCATCGGTCCGCGCCTTACGGGAAGTCCAGGGATGCTAGCTGCCAGCGACTGGGCCATCGCGCAGTACAAGTCGTGGGGCATCGACGCCAAGCGTGAGAACTACGGCACCTGGCGTGGATGGCGGCGTGGCGTGTCGCACATCGATCTCGTGGCACCGCGCACGCGCTCGTTGGAAGGCACGATGCTGGCCTGGAGCCCGGGCACGAAGGGCAAGCCGGTGAAGGCCGAGGCGATCGTCCTCCCCAAGTTCAAAGACAGCACGGAGTTCGTGGCGTGGTTGCCGAAGGCGCGTGGCAAGATCGTGCTGCTGTCGCCGGCGTATCCGACCTGTCGCCCCAGTGAAGATTGGGTGCGCTTCGCGACGCCGGAGTCGAAGGCGCGCATGGACACGCTGGTCGCGCAGACACAACAAGATTGGGCCGTGATGACGGGCGCCAATGGCCGCCCCGACAGCACGAAGCTCTATCGCGGCACGGGCTATGGCATGGGGCTCGGCACGGGCACCCTCGGCATGCGTCTCGAGAAGGCGGGCGTGGTGGGCATGATCACGTCACGCAACAAGCTCTCGGGCTTCGCGAATCCGTTCGCCGCGCAGAACGCGGGCGGTGGTCGTGGCCCTGGCGGACCTGGTGGCCCTGGCGGTCAGCGTCCGGCAGGCGCGAGTGATCGTGGTGGTGGACCGGCGTCGAGCCTCGCCGCGGCGGCAGCAGGCCGTGGTGGCTTCGGCGGCGGTGGCGCGGGCGGCGCCGGCGGGTGGGGCGTGATCGAAGTGTTCGAGACGTACAACACGACGGCGCCGGCGGTGGGGCTCACGTGTGAAGATTATTCACTCGTGTATCGTCTGGCCGAGAACAATCAGAAGCCGATGGTGACGCTCGACCTCGATGCCGCACTGCTCGGCGAACAGCCGGCGTTCAACACGATCGCGATGATCAAGGGCAGCGAGAAGCCCGATGAATACGTGATGCTGTCGGCGCACTTCGATTCGTGGGACGGCTCCAGCGGCGCCACCGACAACGGCACGGGCACGCTGATGGCGATGGAAGCGATGCGCATCTTGAAGAAGGCGTATCCGAATCCGAAGCGCACGATCATGGTGGGTCACTGGGCCAGCGAAGAGCAGGGCCTCAACGGCTCCACCGCGTTCACGGAAGACCATCCGGAAGTGATGAAGGGGCTGCAGGGGCTCTTCAATCAGGACAACGGCACGGGACGTGTGCAGTCGCTGTCGAGCTCGGGGCTCACCGACATCGGCCGTCACTTGAAGCAGTGGTACACGCAGCTGCCGGGTTTCTTCACCGACAGCATGAGCGCGAACGTGGTGTCGTGGAGCTTTAATGACGTGCCCACCGGCAACCCGGGCGGCACCGACGGCGCCGTGTTCGCTTGCTTCGGCACCCCGAGCTTCGGCATGGGTGCGGTAGGCTGGAACTACGGCACGTACACGTGGCACACCAACCGCGACACGTACGACAAAATCGTGTTCGACGATGTGAAGCACAACGCGACGCTGGCCGCGCTGATGGTGTACCTGGCGAGTGAAGACCCGGAGTTCATCAAGCGCGATCGGTCACCGGGCACATGGCCGGCGAACTGGCCGGCGAATTGTGGGAAGGTACCTCGGAAGACGAGGCCTCGGTATTAA